A genomic segment from Danio aesculapii chromosome 17, fDanAes4.1, whole genome shotgun sequence encodes:
- the khk gene encoding ketohexokinase isoform X1, with amino-acid sequence MEEKKILCIGLVCLDIINVVDKYPEEDTDTRCVSQRWQRGGNASNTCTVLSLLGAPCAFMGSLAPGPVADFITGDFARRGVDISGVAWQKWGETPCACCVVCPANGSRTVVLSDTNLPDVSVEDFSKVDLSQYKWVHWEGRNADEQVKMIDRVREYNKKQDEKNRITISVEIEKTREPLYQLFPLGDLVFVSKDVAQHFGFDSAAAALKGFSGRLKKGATLICAWAEKGADAMGPDGVIIHSDAFPPEKLVDTLGAGDTFNASVLYSLSKGGSLQDALTFGCQIAGKKCGVHGYDGILH; translated from the exons ATGGAAGAGAAAAAGATCCTCTGCATTGGTTTGGTGTGTCTGGATATCATAAATGTTGTGGATAAATACCCGGAAGAAGATACTGATACCAG ATGCGTGTCTCAGAGATGGCAGAGAGGAGGAAACGCATCAAACACGTGCACTGTTTTGTCTCTTCTCGGGGCCCCTTGTGCATTTATGGGGTCTTTGGCTCCTGGACCAGTCGCTga TTTCATCACGGGGGATTTTGCACGGCGCGGGGTGGACATTTCTGGTGTGGCTTGGCAGAAGTGGGGTGAGACCCCGTGTGCCTGTTGTGTGGTGTGTCCTGCCAATGGCTCTCGCACTGTCGTGCTCTCAGACAC AAACTTGCCAGATGTTTCTGTAGAAGATTTTTCAAAGGTTGATCTGAGCCAATACAAGTGGGTCCACTGGGAG GGCCGTAATGCTGACGAACAAGTGAAGATGATTGACAGGGTGAGAGAGTACAACAAAAAACAAGACGAGAAGAACAGAATCACCATCTCTGTGGAAATCGAGAAGACCAGAGAGCCGCTCTATCAGCTTTTCCCTCTGGGTGATTTG GTCTTTGTTAGTAAGGATGTGGCCCAACACTTTGGTTTCGACTCAGCCGCTGCAGCACTGAAGGGTTTCAGTGGTCGACTGAAGAAGGG TGCCACCCTCATTTGTGCCTGGGCGGAAAAGGGAGCTGATGCCATGGGTCCTGACGGTGTGATCATTCATTCAGATGCATTTCCACCAGAGAAGCTTGTGGACACACTTGGAGCAGGCGATACCTTCAATGCTTCTGTGCTCTATTCACTTTCAAAGG
- the khk gene encoding ketohexokinase isoform X2: MEEKKILCIGLVCLDIINVVDKYPEEDTDTRCVSQRWQRGGNASNTCTVLSLLGAPCAFMGSLAPGPVADFILNDFQMYKIDISLLLEHAECSFPASVVISSVTTGSRTILHMNRNLPDVSVEDFSKVDLSQYKWVHWEGRNADEQVKMIDRVREYNKKQDEKNRITISVEIEKTREPLYQLFPLGDLVFVSKDVAQHFGFDSAAAALKGFSGRLKKGATLICAWAEKGADAMGPDGVIIHSDAFPPEKLVDTLGAGDTFNASVLYSLSKGGSLQDALTFGCQIAGKKCGVHGYDGILH, from the exons ATGGAAGAGAAAAAGATCCTCTGCATTGGTTTGGTGTGTCTGGATATCATAAATGTTGTGGATAAATACCCGGAAGAAGATACTGATACCAG ATGCGTGTCTCAGAGATGGCAGAGAGGAGGAAACGCATCAAACACGTGCACTGTTTTGTCTCTTCTCGGGGCCCCTTGTGCATTTATGGGGTCTTTGGCTCCTGGACCAGTCGCTga CTTCATCTTGAATGACTTTCAAATGTACAAGATTGACATCTCTCTTCTTCTGGAGCATGCTGAATGCTCCTTTCCAGCCTCTGTAGTAATCAGCAGTGTGACCACAGGAAGCCGTACAATTCTACATATGaacag AAACTTGCCAGATGTTTCTGTAGAAGATTTTTCAAAGGTTGATCTGAGCCAATACAAGTGGGTCCACTGGGAG GGCCGTAATGCTGACGAACAAGTGAAGATGATTGACAGGGTGAGAGAGTACAACAAAAAACAAGACGAGAAGAACAGAATCACCATCTCTGTGGAAATCGAGAAGACCAGAGAGCCGCTCTATCAGCTTTTCCCTCTGGGTGATTTG GTCTTTGTTAGTAAGGATGTGGCCCAACACTTTGGTTTCGACTCAGCCGCTGCAGCACTGAAGGGTTTCAGTGGTCGACTGAAGAAGGG TGCCACCCTCATTTGTGCCTGGGCGGAAAAGGGAGCTGATGCCATGGGTCCTGACGGTGTGATCATTCATTCAGATGCATTTCCACCAGAGAAGCTTGTGGACACACTTGGAGCAGGCGATACCTTCAATGCTTCTGTGCTCTATTCACTTTCAAAGG